A genomic window from Candidatus Methylomirabilota bacterium includes:
- the tatC gene encoding twin-arginine translocase subunit TatC, giving the protein MSDDKMSFVSHLEELRRRLIICLAAIGIGFLVTFNYSETILRFLKRPLATDLIFTRTYPFLQSAPRPGPPIDLIFLAPAEAFWMHMKIALVTGLMLVLPIILYQIWRFIAPGLLSHEKRYALPFVVLSTVFFFCGLLFCFYFVLPFSLNFLLTYKTENLKPMISIGNYIDFTVKFLLGFGVVFELPLAIAVAARMGLVTPQYLSRNRKYAILIAFMIGAILTPTPDVFNQTLMALPIYLLYEIGILAARLLVRKPAMTSQETTEGV; this is encoded by the coding sequence ATGTCTGATGACAAGATGTCGTTTGTCTCCCATCTCGAGGAGCTTCGACGCCGGCTCATTATCTGTCTGGCAGCCATCGGGATCGGATTTCTTGTCACCTTCAACTATTCGGAGACCATCCTTCGTTTTCTGAAACGCCCACTGGCAACCGATCTGATTTTTACCAGGACCTATCCCTTCCTGCAATCCGCCCCGCGCCCCGGCCCCCCCATCGACCTCATCTTTCTGGCGCCCGCCGAGGCCTTCTGGATGCACATGAAGATCGCCCTGGTGACGGGCCTCATGCTGGTCCTCCCGATCATCCTGTATCAGATCTGGCGATTCATTGCACCAGGTCTGCTCTCTCATGAGAAGCGTTATGCCCTTCCCTTTGTGGTGTTGTCGACGGTCTTCTTTTTTTGCGGCCTGCTGTTCTGCTTTTACTTTGTCCTGCCGTTTTCCTTGAACTTCCTGTTAACTTATAAGACCGAAAATCTGAAGCCGATGATCTCGATCGGCAACTATATCGATTTTACGGTGAAATTTCTGTTAGGCTTCGGGGTGGTGTTTGAGCTTCCACTGGCCATTGCCGTTGCGGCCAGGATGGGGCTGGTGACGCCCCAATATCTCTCCAGAAACCGGAAGTACGCGATCCTCATCGCCTTTATGATCGGCGCGATCCTCACCCCCACGCCGGATGTCTTCAACCAGACGCTCATGGCGTTGCCGATCTACCTGCTGTATGAGATTGGGATTCTGGCCGCGCGCCTGCTCGTCAGGAAACCAGCCATGACCTCGCAGGAGACGACGGAGGGGGTCTGA
- a CDS encoding twin-arginine translocase TatA/TatE family subunit codes for MFGLGMQELIVIFVIALLVFGPKKLPQLARSLGRGVAEFKRASEELKEGLSAELSAEEGRTDTTAQQEPFAAQKEEAPPTIGPEEKSKGTHETRNV; via the coding sequence ATGTTCGGACTGGGGATGCAGGAACTGATCGTCATCTTCGTGATTGCGCTCCTGGTCTTTGGCCCTAAGAAATTGCCCCAGCTTGCGCGGTCACTGGGTCGCGGCGTCGCGGAGTTCAAGCGAGCCTCCGAAGAGCTGAAGGAAGGGCTGTCTGCCGAACTGTCGGCAGAGGAGGGCAGGACGGATACGACAGCTCAACAAGAGCCATTTGCCGCCCAAAAAGAGGAAGCGCCCCCGACCATAGGCCCGGAGGAAAAGTCAAAGGGAACACACGAGACGCGGAATGTCTGA
- a CDS encoding anion permease: protein MLTLVVLGIVIALIFDFINGFHDAANSIATVVSTRVLSPMQAVIWAAFFNFVAAFGFGVSVATTIGKGVVRPEAVNEYVIMAGLVGAIIWDLITWYYGIPSSSSHALIGGLAGAAIVNAGVTALIPAGIYKILLFIILSPLLGLVLGFAMMVIVIWVFWRFRPSRVDRWFRRLQLVSAALYSLGHGTNDAQKTMGIMAGLLFAAGYLGSEFYVPMWVVLSAHAAIGLGTLTGGWRIVKTMGMRLTKLKPVGGFCAETAGAATLIGTAIAGIPVSTTHTITGAISGVGATQRISAVRWGVARQIVWAWILTIPLSAAIAAASFILIKLLLFF, encoded by the coding sequence ATGCTGACGCTTGTCGTACTGGGTATCGTTATTGCGCTGATCTTCGACTTCATCAACGGCTTTCACGATGCCGCCAACTCGATTGCGACCGTGGTGTCTACCCGTGTGCTGTCGCCGATGCAGGCGGTGATCTGGGCCGCATTCTTCAACTTCGTGGCTGCGTTCGGCTTTGGGGTCAGCGTGGCGACTACGATCGGCAAGGGGGTCGTCCGGCCTGAGGCCGTCAACGAATATGTCATCATGGCGGGCCTCGTCGGCGCCATCATCTGGGATCTGATCACCTGGTACTACGGTATCCCGAGCAGCTCATCCCACGCACTGATCGGCGGACTGGCGGGGGCTGCGATCGTCAATGCGGGCGTCACGGCCCTGATCCCCGCCGGCATCTACAAGATCCTCCTGTTCATCATCCTTTCACCGTTACTGGGTCTGGTCCTGGGTTTCGCGATGATGGTGATCGTGATCTGGGTGTTCTGGCGCTTCCGCCCAAGTCGGGTGGATCGCTGGTTCAGACGATTGCAGTTGGTCTCGGCCGCGCTGTACAGCCTGGGACACGGCACCAACGACGCCCAGAAGACGATGGGGATTATGGCGGGGCTGCTGTTCGCCGCGGGCTATCTGGGCAGTGAGTTTTATGTCCCGATGTGGGTCGTCCTGTCGGCCCATGCGGCGATCGGCCTCGGGACGCTGACGGGAGGCTGGCGTATCGTCAAAACCATGGGGATGCGACTGACCAAGCTCAAACCGGTCGGCGGCTTCTGCGCGGAAACGGCAGGGGCGGCGACGCTCATCGGGACGGCCATTGCGGGGATTCCGGTCAGCACGACCCACACCATTACCGGCGCGATCTCCGGTGTCGGGGCGACACAGCGGATCTCCGCGGTACGGTGGGGGGTAGCCAGACAGATCGTCTGGGCCTGGATCCTCACCATCCCCCTCTCGGCGGCCATTGCGGCCGCCTCATTCATCCTGATCAAACTGCTCCTCTTTTTTTAG
- a CDS encoding DUF47 domain-containing protein, whose product MFRLIPREEKFFEFFEKAANNILEGARVLVQMTEEGNANFQERWKRLEELEHVGDKITHQIIRKLNRTFITPIDREDIHSLAVALDDVMDLIEASAARMAQYKIKQPTDEAGRLAHVILKSAEEIVKAVSNLERMDDVMEHCIEINRLENMADEISREAIADLFDKGHDPMDVIKWKEIYETMEMATDGCEDVANIVESVALKSA is encoded by the coding sequence ATGTTCAGACTGATCCCGCGTGAAGAGAAGTTCTTCGAGTTCTTTGAGAAGGCGGCCAATAACATATTGGAAGGCGCGCGCGTCCTCGTTCAGATGACGGAGGAGGGCAATGCGAACTTCCAGGAGCGATGGAAGCGACTCGAGGAGCTTGAGCATGTCGGCGACAAGATCACGCATCAGATCATCCGCAAGCTGAATCGGACCTTTATTACGCCCATCGACCGCGAGGATATCCACAGCCTGGCCGTCGCCCTGGATGACGTCATGGACCTCATTGAGGCATCGGCCGCCCGCATGGCTCAGTACAAGATCAAGCAGCCCACCGACGAGGCCGGCAGACTGGCTCACGTCATACTGAAATCAGCGGAGGAGATCGTCAAAGCGGTCTCGAATCTCGAACGGATGGACGACGTGATGGAACATTGCATCGAGATCAATCGTCTGGAAAACATGGCCGATGAGATCAGCCGTGAGGCGATTGCCGATCTCTTTGACAAGGGGCACGATCCGATGGATGTCATTAAGTGGAAGGAGATCTACGAGACGATGGAGATGGCCACCGACGGATGTGAAGATGTGGCCAACATCGTCGAATCAGTGGCGCTCAAGAGTGCCTGA
- a CDS encoding protein TolR: MLSEINVTPLVDVTLVLLIIFMVTTPMLQRGTDVQLPTAQASQVKEEQRITLTVTKDSRIFVNNDEVPRQELEARLTSMTGNGKERVLYLRGDARVPYGLVIDVMDAIKSSGIETVGMITDRPGSQ; the protein is encoded by the coding sequence ATGCTGTCAGAGATTAATGTCACCCCCCTGGTGGACGTAACCCTCGTCCTGCTGATTATCTTTATGGTCACGACCCCGATGCTGCAACGGGGGACCGACGTGCAGCTTCCAACGGCGCAGGCATCACAGGTGAAAGAGGAGCAGCGCATCACCTTGACGGTGACCAAAGACAGCCGCATTTTTGTTAATAATGACGAGGTGCCCAGGCAAGAGCTTGAAGCCCGCCTCACCTCGATGACCGGCAACGGGAAGGAGCGGGTGCTGTACCTGCGGGGTGATGCGCGAGTCCCGTACGGCCTTGTGATCGATGTCATGGATGCTATTAAATCGTCGGGGATCGAGACGGTCGGGATGATTACCGACCGACCGGGTTCCCAATAG
- a CDS encoding flagellar motor protein MotA: MMGQGILQVMAQGGITMLILAIFSIFSLAVIGERFYTFYKAQKATGQVAEKGLQYIADGKMAEALRLCRQSDGSPVAKVLEAGLLAVIDREDPAFAGKQFSRRLESCKGAMQRTTSAEISRLERYLGSLATLGNVSPFVGLFGTVLGIIRAFEAIAKSGSGGIGTVSAGIAEALIATAAGLFVAIPAVIAYNYFVGRVKLFTAAMDSAASEMVDRLLDQAAQHEE; this comes from the coding sequence ATGATGGGACAAGGGATCTTACAGGTGATGGCCCAGGGCGGGATCACGATGCTGATCCTCGCTATATTTTCTATCTTTTCGCTGGCGGTGATCGGCGAGCGATTCTATACCTTTTATAAGGCGCAGAAGGCGACAGGGCAGGTTGCGGAAAAGGGGTTACAGTATATTGCAGACGGGAAGATGGCCGAGGCGCTCCGTCTGTGTCGACAGAGCGACGGCAGCCCGGTTGCCAAGGTCCTGGAGGCGGGCCTCCTGGCCGTCATCGATCGGGAGGACCCGGCGTTCGCCGGGAAACAATTCTCGCGTCGTTTGGAGTCGTGCAAGGGGGCGATGCAGCGGACGACCTCTGCGGAGATCTCCCGCCTGGAACGATACCTGGGCTCCTTGGCGACCCTCGGCAACGTCAGCCCGTTTGTCGGTCTGTTTGGGACCGTTCTGGGCATCATTCGAGCCTTCGAAGCGATCGCCAAGTCCGGTTCCGGCGGGATCGGTACGGTATCGGCCGGGATCGCTGAGGCGTTGATCGCGACGGCTGCCGGCCTGTTCGTCGCGATACCCGCGGTCATTGCGTACAACTATTTCGTCGGCAGGGTGAAACTGTTTACCGCGGCAATGGACAGTGCGGCCTCGGAGATGGTGGACCGATTGTTGGATCAGGCAGCACAACACGAGGAGTAA
- a CDS encoding phenolic acid decarboxylase subunit B, with protein MKQIETRQEYILGITGASGAVLGVRMLEVLLALGLPVHLVVSEAAKMTLREETDHSPEDLKRLATFFYDDRDLGAPISSGSYVSPYVSAMIIAPCSMKSLAAIAAGYTETLIARAADVVQKEGKRLALAVRESPLTAIHLEQMLTLARSGVRIVPPVPPFYQRAATVGELADQIVARVLDQIGIHIDVPNRWRGTP; from the coding sequence ATGAAACAGATTGAAACGAGACAGGAGTATATCCTAGGAATTACGGGCGCCAGTGGGGCCGTACTCGGCGTCCGGATGCTGGAGGTGCTCCTTGCGCTGGGGCTGCCTGTTCATCTGGTCGTATCCGAGGCTGCGAAGATGACCCTGCGAGAGGAGACCGACCATTCGCCGGAGGATCTCAAGCGGCTGGCTACCTTTTTCTACGACGATCGGGACCTTGGCGCGCCGATATCGAGCGGTTCGTACGTCTCACCCTACGTCAGCGCCATGATTATCGCCCCCTGTTCAATGAAGAGCCTTGCGGCGATTGCCGCCGGTTATACCGAGACCTTGATTGCGCGAGCGGCCGATGTGGTCCAGAAGGAGGGGAAGCGCCTTGCGCTGGCGGTGAGGGAGAGCCCCTTGACCGCCATCCATCTCGAACAGATGTTGACATTGGCCAGGTCGGGCGTCAGAATCGTCCCGCCGGTACCGCCATTCTATCAGAGAGCGGCCACGGTCGGGGAGTTGGCGGATCAGATCGTTGCGCGAGTACTGGATCAGATCGGCATTCACATCGATGTCCCGAATCGGTGGCGGGGCACACCATGA
- the maf gene encoding septum formation protein Maf — translation MIILASASPRREALLRALWVDYRIIPSLVDEGDPFDGTTVSQAEGLALRKATEVAARVEEELILGADTIVECDGRPMGKPKDREEARRFLQQLSGRRHLVVTGLALVRVGDGGTEIGHETTEVRMRALTDAEIDAYVRTGEPFDKAGGYAIQGAAETFVEGIKGSFTNVVGLPLGRLRALLLRFGIDPLQRDVGVGGN, via the coding sequence ATGATCATCCTGGCCTCCGCCTCTCCAAGACGCGAGGCGCTGCTTCGGGCGCTGTGGGTAGACTATCGGATCATTCCCAGCCTGGTTGACGAAGGGGATCCGTTCGATGGGACGACCGTCAGCCAGGCAGAGGGATTGGCGCTTCGAAAGGCGACGGAGGTTGCGGCCCGTGTGGAGGAGGAATTAATCCTGGGTGCAGACACGATCGTCGAATGCGATGGTCGCCCCATGGGCAAGCCGAAAGATCGGGAGGAGGCTCGGCGGTTCCTGCAACAGTTGAGCGGTCGACGTCATCTGGTCGTAACGGGACTCGCCCTCGTGCGGGTCGGCGACGGCGGAACAGAGATCGGACATGAGACGACCGAGGTGCGGATGCGGGCCTTGACCGACGCCGAGATCGACGCCTATGTCCGGACCGGTGAGCCCTTCGATAAGGCCGGCGGATACGCGATCCAAGGGGCTGCGGAGACGTTTGTTGAGGGAATCAAGGGGAGCTTTACCAACGTCGTGGGGCTGCCGCTCGGCAGGCTGCGTGCGCTGCTCCTGCGGTTCGGGATCGATCCGCTTCAACGGGACGTGGGGGTAGGCGGCAATTGA
- a CDS encoding DUF4321 domain-containing protein → MKGDRLAKRDGSVVALLVILILGALIGTVIGEVIAVMAPGGIVETIFSKGISPGLSPPATLDLKVLSISFGFNVKINLSSLLGIGVALLLYRKV, encoded by the coding sequence ATAAAGGGGGACCGGTTGGCCAAACGAGATGGCAGCGTCGTCGCGCTGCTGGTCATCCTGATACTGGGGGCATTGATCGGCACCGTGATCGGAGAGGTCATTGCCGTAATGGCGCCAGGCGGCATCGTGGAAACGATCTTCAGTAAGGGCATCAGCCCCGGGCTCTCCCCGCCGGCCACGCTTGACCTGAAGGTGCTCAGTATCTCCTTTGGCTTCAATGTCAAGATCAACCTCTCCAGTCTGCTGGGGATCGGTGTGGCCCTCTTGCTGTATCGGAAGGTATGA